Genomic DNA from Acanthopagrus latus isolate v.2019 chromosome 2, fAcaLat1.1, whole genome shotgun sequence:
CTGGTTCACACACCGCGGGGACTGGTGACCGCGCAGTGATCCAGCGCGTTTGATGAGCACGTCGGTAAGGCTGTTCTCCGCTCTGCTGGCTGGTTTCTATATTAAAATAGAGCTTCCATGCTATGTTTTCAAGCCTCAGTATCTTCTTAATCGTGGCCGTCTTAGGTTGATTTCAGAGCATTAGGCCATAAGTAGGCTGGTAATGTTGTGTGTGCACTTAAGCCCTCCCCCCTAAACCCACAGGGGCTCCTGGAGTTTGTCATGTCAAGAACCGGCAGATCGTTGGAAGTCATCCCAATGAACCGAAAATTGGTTTATTAAATGCTGTTGCTGCCTGTATAGGAGGATAATGAGCGGGACActgggagggagagaaataaCTGAAGGTCCCAGCCCCCCAACATCATTGCGATATGATGTCAAGCTGAAGACAGCCTGCCACCAGGTCACAGGAAACTGTGGCATCCTCACAGCAGCTTCGCTCCCGTTCTTGTCGAGGCTGTTGGCGTTTTTTCGAGGAGGAATGCAAGATCCTCAGCAAAAATTGGCTCATGTCTCTACACCGCATCAGCAATTTGTGCACCCAGTCTTCCAAGATGCTGAGTCACATTGCTTTTTTCCCAACTTAGATCTGCTCTGCATTGCCCCTTGACGTCAACAGCCGGCGTCTGCACAGGTGTGGTCTCGCCGAAGAAGGCTTTTCATCACGAGGACGGTACTGTATGAGCTGCAGTTTGCTCCTCTTGTGTAagaggcaaaaacaacaacaacaacaaaaaaaaaggcctacTGTAAGCCCTCGTGGTCTTAACCAGTAATCAGCAATCTTCATAATTAATTTCCTTTCCACAGCAGCTCATAATGTGGATCAGGCAGGAATGTGTCGTTAATTTCTCTTTGCCCTGAGAGAAATTTTGCTGCTCCTTGCTTTTCATTAACTTTTAAAAGTGGTGTGAGGCACTATGATAATGCACTCCTGTGGAGAAAAAGACTGATAACTCGGCGAGAGGAGGCTCGGGGCAGGTGGAGATTTGTGGAGGGCCGTAAACAACGCGGACTTTTCATTAGCCGTGAACTAATCAGTCAGTCGGTGATTGGGAGCTCGGCGGGAGCATCGCAGTCAAGGTTAGACAACAACAACTCTGGACTCATCTGTCCGTGTCACAGTTTGGTGTGCTGTTGTGTATCAGCGTGTCGGTGTCACTCACTCTCACCCCTCATAACACCCTGTTTTGTCCCCGCGGTGCTGTGCAGATGTAGCAGTGGGTGGTGGGAGATTACTCTGACACATCCAGCCACACGGCTCCGCCTTCGCTGTGTGTGTCAAGCGTCGCACAAGctgacacacacgtacacattcACCGATGCAGAGGAATGTGTGATCAGTTAACACAGGCTGGTACAGCTGTATAGCGGACGGCTGGTCAACGAGTCCGAGAGAGACGATGACGGCATGATTCTGTGCAGAAAAGGAAGTTCCTGCGGGACAGGAAGTGCTTTGTGGTCGCCGGTCTCAAACCACAACACTGCTGTGACTAATCTGTGGCTTCACACTTCCCTAaaatctcttttcatttttctcatctccttcctccttccctctcttttctttctctctctcctaaCAACTCTTGTTGTTTCTGAAGTTCActccttttctctgctctgttgtcGTTGCAGGATTACCGGGAGGATGGCATGGACCTGGGGAGTGATGCATCCAGTCGCTCCAGCTCAGAGTCCAACTCCAACAAGGTCACGCCTTGCTCCCCTTCTCTTGACCTGGCCACTTTGGAGGACTACAAGTCCTCCCCCTCTCTGGACCTGGTCACCTTAGAGGACtatgaggaggacgaggactACCAAGAGTACAAGAAGAAGGTGATAGAGGAGTGGGAAAGCGAGTACGGCGAGGACTACACCTCTCCACAGCCTCCTGGTCAGGAGGAAGGCGGAGGGGGTGTTGTGGGGGTTGATGGCCTTGGCGAAGGCTACAGGAAGACAGTGAACAGTCGCAGCCTCGCCGAAGAATTCCAGGAAGTGAAGACCGTCCCGCCCCTCCCCAGCGGACGCACTGCTACCTCAGCCGCAGCCGTCCCAGAGGAACTGAAACAGAACGGCAATCTGATTTTGCCCCGGAGCAGCCAGCTCGACTCTCCCGGTACACCACAAGGGTGCACAGGGACTCCCAAGCCCAGGCACCGCAGCTCCAGTCATAGCAGGGGGAGCCGCAGCACTGGcgggggtggtggtggcagtgggGGAGGCAGTGGAGGGACAGGGGGACGGATGGGGGGatacaaagaggaggagggcgtAGAGGAGGAACCTCTGCCCACCATGGACTGGGCAGCCCTGGAGAGACACCTGGCTGGGCTGcagtgcagagagcaggagaaccAGAACctcaaccagaaccagaaccacaacATGGGCAAGACTAACTACACCTCGGTAAGTGCCCATCTGTCTGGGGTTTTTATgcttttctgcatgtgtgtcaaAGGTTATCTCTCATAATTTTTCCTCC
This window encodes:
- the schip1 gene encoding schwannomin-interacting protein 1 isoform X5, producing MMTDYREDGMDLGSDASSRSSSESNSNKVTPCSPSLDLATLEDYKSSPSLDLVTLEDYEEDEDYQEYKKKVIEEWESEYGEDYTSPQPPGQEEGGGGVVGVDGLGEGYRKTVNSRSLAEEFQEVKTVPPLPSGRTATSAAAVPEELKQNGNLILPRSSQLDSPGTPQGCTGTPKPRHRSSSHSRGSRSTGGGGGGSGGGSGGTGGRMGGYKEEEGVEEEPLPTMDWAALERHLAGLQCREQENQNLNQNQNHNMGKTNYTSAQKNERESIRQKLALGSFFDDGPGIYTSCSKSGKPSLSSRLQSGMNLQICFVNDSGSDKDSDADDSKTETSLDTPLSPMSKQSSSYSDRDTTEDDSESLEDMDFLSRQKKLQAEAKLALAMAKPMAKMQVEVEKQNRKKSPVADLLPHMPHISECLMKRSLKPTDLRDMTLGQLQVIVNDLHSQIESLNEELVQLLLIRDELHMEQDAMLVDIEDLTRHAESQQKHLAERTLSK
- the schip1 gene encoding schwannomin-interacting protein 1 isoform X4 encodes the protein MSTSDYREDGMDLGSDASSRSSSESNSNKVTPCSPSLDLATLEDYKSSPSLDLVTLEDYEEDEDYQEYKKKVIEEWESEYGEDYTSPQPPGQEEGGGGVVGVDGLGEGYRKTVNSRSLAEEFQEVKTVPPLPSGRTATSAAAVPEELKQNGNLILPRSSQLDSPGTPQGCTGTPKPRHRSSSHSRGSRSTGGGGGGSGGGSGGTGGRMGGYKEEEGVEEEPLPTMDWAALERHLAGLQCREQENQNLNQNQNHNMGKTNYTSAQKNERESIRQKLALGSFFDDGPGIYTSCSKSGKPSLSSRLQSGMNLQICFVNDSGSDKDSDADDSKTETSLDTPLSPMSKQSSSYSDRDTTEDDSESLEDMDFLSRQKKLQAEAKLALAMAKPMAKMQVEVEKQNRKKSPVADLLPHMPHISECLMKRSLKPTDLRDMTLGQLQVIVNDLHSQIESLNEELVQLLLIRDELHMEQDAMLVDIEDLTRHAESQQKHLAERTLSK
- the schip1 gene encoding schwannomin-interacting protein 1 isoform X3, whose amino-acid sequence is MERQPQDYREDGMDLGSDASSRSSSESNSNKVTPCSPSLDLATLEDYKSSPSLDLVTLEDYEEDEDYQEYKKKVIEEWESEYGEDYTSPQPPGQEEGGGGVVGVDGLGEGYRKTVNSRSLAEEFQEVKTVPPLPSGRTATSAAAVPEELKQNGNLILPRSSQLDSPGTPQGCTGTPKPRHRSSSHSRGSRSTGGGGGGSGGGSGGTGGRMGGYKEEEGVEEEPLPTMDWAALERHLAGLQCREQENQNLNQNQNHNMGKTNYTSAQKNERESIRQKLALGSFFDDGPGIYTSCSKSGKPSLSSRLQSGMNLQICFVNDSGSDKDSDADDSKTETSLDTPLSPMSKQSSSYSDRDTTEDDSESLEDMDFLSRQKKLQAEAKLALAMAKPMAKMQVEVEKQNRKKSPVADLLPHMPHISECLMKRSLKPTDLRDMTLGQLQVIVNDLHSQIESLNEELVQLLLIRDELHMEQDAMLVDIEDLTRHAESQQKHLAERTLSK